GCGTCCACCGAGGTCCGAAGGGTAATCAGGTTGCCAcaagtgccttcatcttggcctttgagggtgatacattgcccaagaaggtcaaggtgatggtctaccggtgtgatgtaaagcccaatatacctcccccaatgcggtgctttaagtgctggaagttttgcCATGtctcttcccgctgtacttccagtgccCCATGcggagattgcggatgcccatcacatctcCATACTCCTTGTGCCCTGCCTCCCaattgtgtcaactgtggagagcgccattcgccttgctcgcctgactgcaggattcttcagaaagagaggaaaatcatgaagTACAACACCCTGGACAGACTGaattacactgaggctaagagaaaatgtgAACGACTGTATCCCGTGTGTATGAAATCATCTTACCCAGCCGCTACAACAGTTCAGGCACCATTAGCTCtgtcaggtccccagaggatttaattaaccaaatgacatagctattcataatgtaaaggttcagccagtatttcttacgcggacgccgcgcagtaccgcgggcacggaagggaaagtgtcacacagtacaaatagccTGAGCTAGTAAACACGTCGAGGGTACGAACAGCGCGTCTCCCGGACCTTGGAGGGTGAGAAGGAACTTTCCGTCAGGGACTCGGCTCGACATATCGAAACCAATGTAGGTCCACAGCGACGAAATGTCCGGgaagaccgaaaaataagttagagaaagtggatgcgagggctgcgtccgagcagggcagaccttcacaatgggtatttaagggcatccacgagcagcaagaagcagagtcgtCGCAGAAGTCGAAGAGGGCACAAGCAGCGCCCAAGGCCCGGTAGCATCGAGAAGGTAGCATCCGCTACTGATGAGTTTATAGTaactgcaactacgagaagacggtgatgctctggtggaatcaactacaactgtcagttaagtagaagttgttaccgtggaatagttttgaacagggacagtttgtctctgtctcaagtagcctctacagCTAGTTTCAGCAATAATAGGAACAAGACACTGGTTGGTGCTTGTCTCCTGTGGATAGTATAAAGGTCCTTTATTTAAACGAAGagtaaagtggagattctggctgaatctatagaagtAGACTAagtaaggggaagggtctgacacctcacatgttctttgtgatattaatttaataaattacgttaaaggagaaatctcaccttactgtgttttcagtgctgacaattcccctttgtacccgctacctattggaagtattgtataaggtatctacacctcctacacgcccttagacagtccaggagattctactccctctcacctccgtaataaagactagttaaagggaaccacaaacccataattgtcgtcaacgtcctgattgcgccacgcaggctcgaccaactctatattggtatccgggacctgtgccgggacgcgacataaAATTTTTGGTGTCAGAtgtggggtgtgtgtgtggtgCCGTGTATGTGTAGATCCATAAGACCAAGGTGGGGGAAAGATAAGTAGCAGCAGACAGTTGTACCACCGAGTATCACCGCAAGAAGAAGAGGCCAGTACGAGTAGTCGTGCCCAAGACTGGACAGACCAGAGGAGCCCAGCAGCCCAACGAGAGATCGAGCAGCAGAGCCCGCAGTAGGAAGGCCCAGCAGAGCCCAGCGGACGGGACGAGCAGCGCAACAGTAGACAGCGACCAGAGGAGTCCAGCAGCCCAGCGAGTAGATCAAGCAGCAGACACAGGCAAGACAGCACGTCGAAGTAGTAATAAGGTCCTTTGTAATTGTAAACAATGACGTCCTCCAGTACTGATAAGAGTGGCATAAGCGCGAAAGATGCGTTAGTTTTAGTTCCTAAGGTTTTCGAGGGTAACCGAAGGGAATTACAAGAGTTCATTGAGAATGTGAATGCTGCATTCGAGGTTGTTAAAAGTGAGGACGAAAAGTTATTGTTCCAATATGTAAAGTCCAAAATAACAGGGGAGGCCAGGGCGAAGCTATTAGTACGGGATCGAACAAATGATTGGCCGGAGGTTCGAAGCGTACTGGAAGAGAATTATTCGGATAAGAGAACCATAGATTTCTACGCATGTCGCATGTTCCAAGCAAGGCAATATCTGGGAGAATCTGTAGCATCTTGGGGTAATAGGATAGACGAGCTATCCAAATCGTTCAGAGTTGCCGTAACACGAGTAACAGAGAAGGCGCAGCTGAAAGGCGCATTAGAATTGGTTTACGCACTAGGTCGTGCATGCTTTATTCAGGGGCTAGTAAATGATAGAATACAGACGATTGTGCGCAGCAGAGGGGAAGAAATAAGTCTTGGGGATGCAGTAGAAATAGCACAGCAGGAGGAAAGTGCACTGCTATCGATGAAAGAAAAGGGACAGTTTCATAAAGGGGCTCGTAGAGAGACGGAAATTAGAAATAACTGGGGAGAAAAATGCTATAATTGTGGGAAAAAGGGCCACATTGCTAGAGAATGTAGGAAACCAAAGATGATTAGTAAAGTACGATGGGTAAAGACACCCACTAGGGCAGAGGAAGCTAGGAGGTTCCAGAATTTTTGTTATAATTGTGATGAATCAGGGCATACGGATGCTATGTGtagtaaaattataatttgtgaGAAATGTCAGAGACGTGGGCATAAGGCGACGGAATGCCGAACCCCTAAGTGTTTTATATGTAATAAATACGGGCATACTGGATACCAATGTATGGAAAAAGTAAAAGTAACCTCAGGAAAGAAGAAAGTGGTTTCGGGAAACTAAGGAGGTGGGATACGGAGCAGTCTCGTGTTACCACCATCAAATGGCCCAAGGTTAGGGTGATAGACTGCAAGGCAGAAAATGATGTTATGACGACTCATTGCCAAGAAATCGGTAGAGGATTGAAGTTTTTAATAGATACAGGAGCACATATTAGTCTAATTAAGGAAGAAGATATGATCCCAGGGTTACCAGTTAACAGAGCACAAGTGCGGAGGTTAAAAGGGGTAACAAATGGTACAGTAAGTACGCTGGGTACTGTGATATTAACTTTGAGAATAGGCAAAACTGTGTTGGGGAAACACACATTTCACGTGTTAAGCAAGGGAACAGATGTCCCGTATAATGGCTTGGTAGGCAGAGATTTTCTACAAAAGCAAAGAGCAGTCATTGATTACCGAAATAGAAAGTTAGAAATAAATGGATGGACAACGCCATTATTAGCAGTGCCCGAAGAGGAAGCAACAAGGGAAACAAGCGAGGTACAAAGCATGACAGAGATAAATGCGAATCAGAAGGGTAAGGACCCGACAAATGGGAAATGTAGGAAGAAACGATGTTATAGGCCGCGCCACGAAAATTTAAAGGACCAGAGTGTCGTCGGTGAAAGTAACGGACCGAGACAGCCATCAGGTGGGATGATTCACAGCCAGGAACGCGAAAGTAGCGACAGAAGTGGAACAATCGGACCAAGGGAGGAGAAAGTTATGAGAATTTGCGTCAAGGGAGACGAAGCTATTTCAGAGGGCGAAGAGATTATTGTACCAAAACAAGAGATAACACAGGGTATTTATGTTCCAGAAGCGATAGTACGAAATGTAAAAGGGAAGTGTATCATTAGTGTACTGAATACAAGAGAGGAAGAATGTGATTTAACTTCCATACAATTAGTGGCAGAAAAGATATGCAGTGAAGCCACAATACGAAGAGTGCAAGATGCGCCGGAACAGGCAAAAAGTTATAGGGATCGCAGTTTACAGGTCCGAGAAGCTTTACGAACGGAGCATTTAAATGACGAAGAAAAGCATGAGTTGCAGAAATTGTGTAGTGCATATTGCGATGTGTTTTATTTAAAGGGGGACAGGTTATCCTTTACAGAAACAGTAAAGCATACCCTTCCGATACTGCCTGAGCATAAAGGCAAGGTTATCAATGTTCGACCATATCGGATTCCAGAAGCACAAAAACAGATATTGAGGGAACATATAGAGAAAATGCTGGCTGATGATATTATTGTGGAAAGTCAGAGTCCCTGGAACGCACCCGTTTTGTTAGTTCCAAAGAAGATTGATGCTAGTGGGCAAATGAAGTACAGGTTGGTGACGGATTACAGAAAGTTGAATGAGATTTCAGTAGGGGAAGCGTTCCCAATACCGAACATATCGGAAATACTGGACCAGTTAGGAAAGGCTAAGTATTTTTCCACGTTAGATTTAGCAAGTGGCTACCATCAGATATTAATGGACCCCCAGGACAGAGAGAAAACAGCCTTCAGTGCCAATTATCAGCACTATGAGTACAAGAGAATGCCAATGGGATTAAAAGGAGCACCCAGTACATTCCAGAGATTAATGAATGTGGCACTAACGGGGTTACAAGGAACCAAGTGCTTGGTGTATTTAGACGATATAATTTGTTATGGAAGCTCATTGGTGGAACACAATGAAAAATTGAGGGAAATTTTCGATCGACTAAGGGAACACAGCTTAAAGTTGCAGCCAGATAAGTGTGAATTTCTGCGTAAAGAAGTAGTATTTCTTGGACATAAAATCACAGACAGAGGGGTACAGCCGGACGAGAGGAATGTAGAAAAGGTGAAGAAGTTCCCAGTACCGAAAACCAAAAAAGAGTTAAAAGGGTTCCTAGGATTAATCGGCTACTATAGAAAATTCCTGAAGGACTACAGTAAGATTGCATCACCCTTGCACAAATtgctgaagggaaatgaaaattatgaatggGGAGGACAGCAGCAAGATGCATTTGAACAGTTAAAAGAGAAGTTAATCAATCCCCCCATATTACAGTATCCCGACTTTGAGAAACCGTTCGTTATTACCACAGATGCTAGTGGGGAAGCGATTGGAGCAGTTTTATCTCAGGGGAAGATTGGAAGCGATTTGCCAATAGCATATGCTTCAAGATCATTAAAcaaagcagagaggaattactcagcaaCTGAGCTAGAGTGTTTAGCGTTAGTATGGGCAACAAAACAATTCAGACCATATGTATATGGGAGGAAATTTACAATTgtcacagaccataagccactaacTTGGATTTTCAGTGTAAAAGACCCATCATCGCGTTTATTAAAATGGAGGCTAAAACTAGAAGAATATTCATACGAAGTTATATATAAACCAGGGCGACTGAACGCCAATGCAGATGCATTAAGCCGAATGAGACAATGTGACGAAGAGGCACAGGCGAAGGAAAGCCAAGAGCCAATACGAATGATAACCGAGACTAATGAGTTAGAGGAAGAGGAGGCAGAGCTAAGTGAGGAACAGAAAGCCGAAATTTTGAAGGAGGTACATGATAATCCTCTAGGAGGACACCAAGGTATTCACCGAACTCTAGAACGTTTAAAGAGATACGGTtcatggaaaggaatgaaaggtgaCGTCGAGCAATACATTAGAACATGTGATAAATGTCAGCGAAATAAGTTTACACAGAGTAAGATAAAGATGCCATTAGTTGTTACAGACACGGCAGAAACTGTGTTTGAGAAGTGTTACATGGACATAGTTGGTCCTTTAGACGTAACAACAGGAGGTAACAGATATATCTTAACATTTCAGGATGATTTGAGTAAGTTCACGGTAGCTATTCCAGTGGAGAGGCAAGACGCAGATACAATAGCCGAGACATTCGTCGAAGAAATTATATTACGATATGGAATTCCATCAGTATTGTTAACAGACCAAGGATCAAACTTTCTGAGTCAAGTGTTTAAGAGATTATGTAAAATGTTGAGAATCAAAAAGATCCAGACCACTGCTTTTCACCCCCAGACGAATGGAGCGTTAGAAAGGACGCATCGAACGCTAGTGGAATATTTAAGGCATTTTATAAACGAGGACCACAGCAATTGGGATAAGTGGGTTCCTTACAGTACGTTTGTTTTTAATACTACCCCTCACAGCAGCACCGGGTATACCCCATTCGAGTTACTGTTTGGGAGAATTGTGAATGTACCAGGAATCTTACAGAAAGAGACAGCCACAATAGGGTACAATTATGACGGTTATGTAGACCAGTTGAAAACAAGAATGCAGGAAGCACATAGGGTAGCACGAAAGAAAATAAAAGAGGCAAAATTAACCAACAAGGCTTACTATGACAAGACAGAGAACTCCCGAAACTTTGAGATTGGTGACAGAGTGCTGGTACATGACGAGACCGTGAGACGCGGGAGATCGAAGAAACTAGATTCCCAATTTAGAGGTCCCTACGAAGTAGTGGAAGTAGATTTGCCTAATGTAGTATTGAAAACGCATAGGAAGCAACAATTAAAGGTACATGCTAACAGGCTGAAGCCATACTATTAGGCTATGAAATTTCGCTTACAGGCCCAGCATGGTGCCCAGACGCGCGACGTTTTGGATTTTGATTGTCATCTGCGTGGGGTGGTCAGACTGTTTTCAAGCACCTGGTGAAGCGGACAATGTCGTGGAAATTCACCCGATAAAGGCGTCTCCAGGTCTGTACTACCACCATGAAGGAGAAGTAGAAATTACTAGTACAACGTGGAAACTGGTAACATATGTTAACCTTAAAACATTAGATGAGAAATTTTATGCTGCTGCAAGGATGGGAACAATGGCGGTGCAACAATGTAGGGAAAAATTAGCGCGTTTAAACATTAGTAGAACGGAGTGTAACGTATTAAGTAAGGGAGTCGAACAGAGTGTAGAaaggttacaagaaacaaaatcactTATACATCAATTAACTAGGCCCGGAAGACGTCAGAAAAGAGGTATTTTTAACTTTGTAGGAGAACTCAGTAAAATATTGTTCGGCACTTTGGACGAGGCGGTTGCTGCATATTATAAGACGCATATCGATCGGATGGAAGCAAGATCCGAGCAGTTATTGAAGTTATCAAAAGAGCAAGTGGCTGTAGTCAGAGCCACGCTGACTGGTCTAAACAGAACGGTAGAATCAATCAGTTCGAATGAGCTATTGATCAAAAACGGAATGGCCAAGCTAGAACAGTTTATCACGTATTCGTTGAAAACAACCGATCACGGTTTGAAACGGATGGCAGCATTCATGACGATCAACGAGCAGCTTCTACAGTTACAAGGATTGTTTAATGAGATAGGCACGCAATATGAACAATTAGTAAGTGCCATAGTTCATGCACAGAAGGGTATCCTTGCGCCTCATTTTGTGAATCCAGTACAGATTGTTCAGAATTTAAGATTAATTCAAAACGACTTAAGAGATGTAAGATTTCCCATCCCTCTAGTAGAAGAATATGGGTATATACTTTTAAAAGTTATGGATCTTGATGTATTTGTAACAAAGGAAGTATTAGGTTATGTTATTAATATACCCCtaattgaaaataatgaatttaatctATACAAGATGTTACCACTACCAGTGGAAGTAACGGCTGGCACAGGACAGTTTACTTACATACAGCCGGAAAAGGAATATTTACTGTTAGATCGCTCTAAAAAGTTATATGCTAAGGTATCTTATGAGCATTTAGAATGTAAAGAAatagataagaatagaaaaatatgtaaacagacgtTTGGCCTAATATCAATGTATGACCAAGAGGACTGTGAAGTGAAGTTACTACAAGAGTCACAGATCCCAACTAATTGTGTTAAGAAAATGATTTCCTTGGAACGCAGTTTATGGACTCGTTTGAGTACCAATGAATGGTTATATATAGTACCTAAAGAGGAGGGCATGACGATTTTATGCAGTTCACATCCGTCACAGGACGTAAAACTTCTTGGGAGAGGaataataaaattcaaaaagaattGTAAAGGATATGGGACACACATATATATTCAATCAGATAAAGTGATTCAAAGCAACTATACTAGGAAAGATATTATACCTGACGTAGATATTAATTTAGATTGTTGTGAGGAAGTGAGAACGAAAATTAATGAGTCGGAAATAAGATTTGATTTACCTTTGAAGCACGTCACTTCCAATCTAGATGATTTAAGAGTAGCAGGTAAAAGACTGGACGAAATTAGTAAATTCATAGACAAGGAACAAATTGAattagagagagagaagaaagtccAAACATATTCAATTACTACGTATATCAGTATAAGTTTAATTGTCATAGTCATTGTATTTCTGTGTTGTGCGAAGTGTAATTGTTGTAAGTACTTATACAAGAAGTTGTTTGACGAGAtgggaggagggagctgttgtCGCTCGATTTGTGTAAGAACAACGGTAGTTAACGCAACTGAAACATCCAGACTACCTGTAAGACCAGGAGACAGAGACGAAGAAGTAGTAATTTATGAAAGGca
This Schistocerca nitens isolate TAMUIC-IGC-003100 chromosome 1, iqSchNite1.1, whole genome shotgun sequence DNA region includes the following protein-coding sequences:
- the LOC126234052 gene encoding uncharacterized protein LOC126234052, coding for GLYYHHEGEVEITSTTWKLVTYVQKRGIFNFVGELSKILFGTLDEAVAAYYKTHIDRMEARSEQLLKLSKEQVAVVRATLTGLNRTVESISSNLLKVMDLDVFVTKEVLGYVINIPLIENNEFNLYKMLPLPVEVTAGTGQFTYIQPEKEYLLLDRSKKLYAKVSYEHLECKEIDKNRKICKQTFGLISMYDQEDCEVKLLQESQIPTNCVKKMISLERSLWTRLSTNEWLYIVPKEEGMTILCSSHPSQDVKLLGRGIIKFKKNCKGYGTHIYIQSDKVIQSNYTRKDIIPDVDINLDC